One Ranitomeya imitator isolate aRanImi1 chromosome 1, aRanImi1.pri, whole genome shotgun sequence DNA window includes the following coding sequences:
- the LOC138657410 gene encoding uncharacterized protein → MDSNKSWNTKHHDLDGRESTPILQEKTTFPKKSYYLMGITFLLLCTISTVIYAEDILHRGTNISEVNESFERTLHSRKPRGSSLQNLIDEDIPDNSVDITGNICMGYGAKCCIELHFIHDTDIILHVTTGPKTGFIQLQGDYVHNNKTGTWECNPTDVLFWNIEIKGEEKAVWSGDITNDMIAKGKFGTSKTDIWLKTQLFGKILDPSLLSITEGDEDWVKTWNFQITREPVQVQVSVIFTVTNTIVPEVRVTPQTVHSQENMSPLSLKCNTRLELPSESLLTWTKDRLFLGSFSNGPTNVIHRGQSGNVRWLNKNFIFSVDNPSPKDSGLYQCCVLTKNNYKQCKDVNVNIWSAVDNVCTQTRFQPSTPFQINQFQSKPLLREGVFVTMIWTFNMSNWKISSRYPQCQSHLINMEMGIEQWFGKRTPAQVRSKRGVLEGILGGLGTVGSLINTMDIHTLKSDLENVGYIGGKGIKIQKSLNQVLEKMVLNTATVLGSSVSHLQDATLALIESEQESQVAKTCLEIQIEYSTNLKMIAQALQSGITPLGLMRNLPTEYNFALNHTDLWVNKWLGCEQDICVGTSLIPVSGREETLVPIAVLGIPVSRTQLLYYQLQYTDFAFDGTNTEQVDISSCLNFVSKVMCLPGQDKVIYHSCFHNHTSCHGRVENVHTIHDLVTPVSTNKICFQVMSEKEVVSAFFSSCVHTENLTIGLYCIEGNVKTLSKKEGSVNITSIGSRNLKILPIQFNLSQINNFPWNMWTNEIKKDKGLLNLLTKQLKEAEIVFRHEQGNLNDIEHEWTSMSGSSWWKNLGKSVNSWSQSSAKMAVENVLSNPIVIIFIIVLLCIIYQIIIMCKIKNIYKKIKIEMKKEDDILREMLKRKI, encoded by the coding sequence ATGGATTCCAATAAGAGCTGGAATACGAAACACCATGACCTTGATGGAAGGGAATCAACACCAATCCTTCAGGAGAAGACGACATTTCCCAAGAAAAGCTACTATCTGATGGGAATCACATTTCTGCTGCTATGTACTATTTCAACGGTGATCTACGCAGAAGATATCTTGCATCGTGGAACCAACATTAGTGAAGTGAATGAATCTTTTGAAAGAACTTTACATTCGAGGAAACCAAGAGGATCGAGTCTACAAAACTTAATAGACGAAGACATACCGGACAATTCAGTAGATATTACCGGAAACATTTGCATGGGTTATGGTGCAAAATGCTGTATTGAGCTACACTTCATACACGACACTGACATAATATTACATGTTACCACAGGACCTAAGACTGGGTTTATACAGTTACAAGGAGATTatgtacacaataataagacaggcaCATGGGAATGTAACCCTACAGATGTGTTATTCTGGAATATAGAGATAAAGGGTGAAGAAAAAGCTGTGTGGTCAGGTGATATTACAAATGATATGATCGCAAAAGGGAAGTTTGGAACATCCAAAACAGATATTTGGTTAAAGACACAACTTTTTGGGAAAATTTTAGATCCTTCATTACTTTCTATTACAGAGGGAGATGAAGATTGGGTAAAAACATGGAACTTTCAGATAACTAGAGAACCAGTACAAGTACAGGTATCTGtaatttttacagtaacaaatactataGTTCCAGAAGTGAGGGTTACACCACAAACAGTACACAGTCAAGAAAATATGTCTCCTTTGTCATTAAAATGCAACACAAGGTTAGAGTTACCTTCGGAATCTCTGTTAACATGGACCAAAGATAGATTATTTTTGGGAAGTTTTTCAAATGGTCCAACAAATGTTATACACAGAGGTCAATCCGGTAATGTGAGATGGTTgaataagaattttattttttctgtagataATCCATCTCCTAAGGATTCTGGACTATACCAATGTTGCGTTTTAACGAAAAATAATTACAAACAATGTAAAGATGTAAATGTGAATATATGGTCAGCAGTAGATAATGTATGCACACAGACAAGATTTCAACCATCTACCCCTTTCCAAATTAACCAATTCCAATCTAAACCTCTATTACGAGAAGGAGTGTTTGTGACTATGATATGGACTTTTAACATGTCTAATTGGAAAATCTCTTCTAGATATCCCCAGTGTCAATCACATCTCATTAACATGGAAATGGGAATAGAACAATGGTTTGGGAAAAGAACCCCAGCACAAGTTAGAAGTAAGAGGGGAGTGTTAGAAGGTATTTTGGGGGGATTAGGAACAGTAGGAAGTCTAATTAACACTATGGACATACATACACTTAAATCAGATTTGGAAAATGTGGGATATATTGGCGGTAAAGGAATAAAGATTCAGAAAAGTTTGAATCAAGTCCTTGAGAAGATGGTTCTGAACACTGCTACTGTATTGGGATCTTCCGTGTCACATCTACAGGATGCTACTTTAGCATTGATAGAAAGTGAACAGGAATCTCAAGTGGCCAAAACATGTCTAGAAATTCAGATTGAATATTCCACCaatctgaaaatgattgcacaagCATTACAAAGTGGAATTACACCTTTAGGACTAATGAGGAATTTGCCTACAGAATATAATTTTGCGTTAAATCATACAGATTTGTGGGTAAATAAGTGGTTAGGATGTGAACAGGACATTTGTGTAGGAACATCACTGATTCCAGTGTCGGGAAGAGAAGAAACCCTGGTTCCTATAGCTGTTCTGGGAATTCCTGTTAGTCGTACACAATTGCTATATTATCAATTACAGTACACAGATTTTGCATTTGACGGTACAAACACTGAACAAGTAGACATTTCCTCAtgcttaaattttgtttctaaggtaatgtgtttacctggacaggataaagtcatttaccattcatgtttccataatcataCCTCATGTCATGGCAGAGTTGAGAATGTACACACGATCCATGACTTGGTGACACCAGTAAGCACTAATAAGATTTGTTTCCAAGTTATGTCAGAAAAAGAAgttgtttctgctttcttttcatcTTGTGTACATACTGAAAATCTGACAATAGGTTTATATTGTATtgagggaaatgtgaaaactcTCTCAAAGAAGGAAGGAAGTGTTAATATTACGTCAATAGGTTCAAGGAATCTAAAAATCCTTCCAATACAGTTCAATTTGtctcaaataaataattttccttggAATATGTGGACAAATGAGATAAAGAAAGATAAGGGTTTGTTAAATTTGTTAACAAAACAGCTAAAAGAAGCTGAAATTGTATTCAGACATGAGCAAGGGAATCTAAATGATATTGAACATGAATGGACGAGTATGTCAGGCTCATCTTGGTGGAAAAATTTAGGAAAATCAGTAAATAGTTGGTCACAGTCTTCAGCGAAAATGGCAGTAGAAAATGTATTATCTAATCCGattgttattatatttattatagttTTGCTGTGTATCATATATCAAATAATTattatgtgtaaaattaagaatatttaCAAAAAGATAAAGATAGAAATGAAAAAGGAGGATGATATTTTGAGAGAAAtgctaaaaagaaaaatataa